Proteins from a single region of Candidatus Hydrogenedentota bacterium:
- a CDS encoding MarR family transcriptional regulator, translating into MSDPTQTQAREIYRTVRLLKDRLCHKFQARAREGGSSEVGNELTFVQSNVLMAIDERGELSVKELADALHVTPPSASAMVDRLVELGMVIREQSQQDRREVRIRLSETGAVHFQEMEGQILEYISALLIQLGPSCSAQWCEVYARIREIIAAEMRSELGPLVKKEGVG; encoded by the coding sequence ATGAGTGATCCGACCCAGACCCAGGCACGGGAAATTTACCGGACGGTAAGACTGCTCAAAGACCGGCTCTGCCACAAATTTCAGGCCCGTGCAAGGGAAGGGGGGAGTTCGGAAGTCGGCAACGAACTTACTTTCGTGCAGAGTAACGTTCTGATGGCCATCGACGAGCGCGGTGAACTCTCCGTTAAGGAACTTGCGGACGCGCTTCACGTTACCCCGCCGTCCGCCTCGGCAATGGTGGATCGTCTGGTGGAGTTGGGGATGGTGATTCGGGAACAGTCTCAACAGGATCGCCGCGAGGTTCGGATTCGGTTATCGGAAACGGGCGCCGTTCATTTTCAAGAAATGGAAGGGCAGATTCTGGAATACATAAGCGCACTTTTGATACAACTCGGGCCCTCATGCTCGGCGCAGTGGTGTGAAGTTTACGCGCGGATTCGTGAAATCATCGCAGCCGAGATGCGCTCGGAGCTTGGGCCGTTGGTGAAGAAAGAAGGGGTGGGATGA
- a CDS encoding HlyD family efflux transporter periplasmic adaptor subunit — MNNDEQGATPSEAGAVTSEEAGHTREASLIVRVLVCIVVLAVGVMSMALMVYLKEEPAEAVQVERALPVETLQVAPEIVPVVVTGLGEVRALNVVPLSAEVPGLVAEVHPNLEVGEKIPAGALLFRLDASDYIAARDRAAAQVRQFEKTVERLTRQMEIDTERLSTIERNEALMKAEHERVKALYEQDDVGTRSAVDQSEMAFNQAADARDQLGQAVSLYPVQIEEAQSGLQAARAQLALADANLSRTEVRAEFDARVKSVNLELGQYVNPGMTVVTLADDRVLEISVSLDSRDARSWLQFEGDAPGAEQSWFGAIKPVTCSIYWTEAPDARRWEGTADRIENFDPQTRTVTVAVRISPEGADVGGDGLPLVEGMFCQVEIPGKSMEQVFRLPRWAVTYEGNVYLARDNRLMIHPVEVVRNHGEETFVKGLAAGDEVITTRLVNPLPNTLLAPEAQEAAPS; from the coding sequence ATGAACAATGACGAACAGGGGGCAACCCCTTCGGAAGCAGGTGCGGTCACCTCAGAAGAGGCGGGCCATACCCGGGAGGCCTCGCTCATCGTTCGGGTGCTGGTCTGCATCGTCGTACTTGCGGTCGGGGTAATGTCGATGGCGCTGATGGTGTACCTCAAGGAAGAGCCTGCGGAGGCCGTGCAGGTGGAGCGGGCCCTCCCCGTGGAGACGCTTCAGGTGGCTCCGGAAATTGTCCCGGTCGTCGTGACCGGTCTGGGCGAGGTGCGCGCGCTAAACGTGGTGCCGCTATCGGCGGAAGTACCGGGTCTTGTGGCCGAAGTACACCCGAATCTGGAGGTGGGGGAAAAGATTCCGGCGGGTGCCCTGCTTTTTCGCCTGGATGCGAGCGACTACATCGCCGCCCGCGACCGCGCCGCGGCGCAAGTACGTCAGTTCGAGAAAACGGTCGAGCGGCTCACCCGGCAGATGGAAATTGACACGGAGCGCCTGAGCACGATAGAGCGAAACGAGGCCCTGATGAAGGCCGAGCATGAACGTGTCAAAGCGCTCTACGAACAGGACGACGTGGGAACGCGATCCGCGGTGGATCAGTCGGAAATGGCCTTCAATCAGGCTGCGGATGCACGCGATCAACTTGGTCAAGCGGTCTCTTTATACCCGGTGCAGATCGAGGAGGCCCAGAGCGGCCTGCAGGCGGCGCGCGCCCAACTCGCCTTGGCGGATGCGAATCTCTCCAGGACGGAAGTCCGGGCGGAGTTCGATGCCCGCGTCAAAAGTGTGAATCTCGAGCTGGGCCAATACGTCAATCCGGGAATGACCGTCGTGACACTGGCGGACGACCGTGTGCTTGAGATATCTGTGTCCCTCGACAGCCGGGATGCCCGGAGCTGGCTCCAGTTTGAAGGCGATGCGCCGGGTGCTGAGCAATCCTGGTTTGGGGCGATTAAGCCCGTCACCTGTTCCATCTATTGGACCGAGGCCCCCGATGCGCGTCGCTGGGAGGGAACTGCGGACCGGATCGAGAACTTCGACCCGCAGACGCGCACGGTAACGGTTGCGGTTCGCATAAGTCCCGAAGGGGCGGACGTGGGCGGGGACGGCCTGCCTCTGGTTGAGGGTATGTTCTGCCAGGTGGAGATTCCCGGCAAGTCGATGGAGCAGGTCTTTCGACTGCCGCGATGGGCGGTAACCTATGAGGGCAACGTCTATCTCGCCCGGGACAATCGTCTCATGATCCATCCTGTGGAGGTCGTGCGCAATCATGGCGAGGAGACCTTCGTTAAAGGGTTGGCCGCCGGAGACGAGGTGATCACTACGCGCCTCGTAAATCCCCTTCCCAACACGCTTCTCGCTCCCGAGGCGCAAGAGGCTGCGCCTTCATGA